In Panacibacter microcysteis, the genomic stretch CAGCATCGTTGCGTCGCACTCTTGTACTGATTATTATATTATGAGCAATAACCTGAAAATATTAGTCTTCGACAATTACGACTCTTTTACATATAACCTGGTTCATCTTGTTGAAAAAATATTGCATTATAAGGTAGCTGTGTACCGCAACGACAAGATTAAGCTGGAGGATGTAAAAGCGTATGATAAGATCATCTTATCACCCGGGCCCGGCATTCCGGAAGAAGCAGGTTTATTGCTACCGCTTATAAAAGCATATGCAGGCAGCAAATCGATACTGGGCGTATGCCTCGGGCACCAGGCCATTGGGCAGGCATTTGGCGGCACGTTGTCAAACCTCACGAGTGTTTATCATGGTGTGGCTACGCCGATAACTCTTAACCGGGAAAATGCAGCAGCAGAAAGCCCGCTGTTCAAAGGCTTGCCGCACACGTTCGAAGTGGGCCGTTATCATTCATGGGTGGTAGACCGTAATAACTTTCCTGCAGACCTCGCTGTAACAGCAGAAGATGAGCAGGGGTTTATCATGGCGTTGCAACATAAACAATACGACATACAAGGTGTGCAGTTTCACCCGGAGAGCGTATTGACGCCTGACGGCGAAAAAATTATGCGCAACTGGCTGGCTATGTAAGTGATGATTTTGATGGTTACATTGTAAAGCATACTAAGAAGAAAACATGAAAAAGATTCTGCAATATTTATTTGAACATAAAACGCTTGGCCGCGAGCAGGCAAAAGAAATATTGACCAATATTTCGAAAGGCATGTACAACGATCATGAAGTTACCGCCTTCATTACGGTATTTCTCATGCGCAGCATTACCATTGAAGAACTGCAGGGCTTCCGCGATGCACTGCTGGAATTATGCGTAAAAGTTGACCTGGGTGAACATAAGACCATTGATATCGTTGGTACCGGCGGCGATGGCAAGAACACCTTCAATATTTCCACACTATCCTGCTTTATTGTAGCCGGTACGGGGCAAAAAGTTGCAAAACATGGTAACTACGGTGCATCTTCTGTAAGCGGCGCCAGCAATGTGATGGAACTGCTTGGCTATAAATTCAAACACGATAATGGCCAGTTAAAAAAAGAAGTTGAAACTGCCAATATATGTTTTTTGCATGCACCT encodes the following:
- a CDS encoding anthranilate synthase component II; its protein translation is MSNNLKILVFDNYDSFTYNLVHLVEKILHYKVAVYRNDKIKLEDVKAYDKIILSPGPGIPEEAGLLLPLIKAYAGSKSILGVCLGHQAIGQAFGGTLSNLTSVYHGVATPITLNRENAAAESPLFKGLPHTFEVGRYHSWVVDRNNFPADLAVTAEDEQGFIMALQHKQYDIQGVQFHPESVLTPDGEKIMRNWLAM